One genomic segment of Bifidobacterium breve DSM 20213 = JCM 1192 includes these proteins:
- a CDS encoding ABC transporter permease, protein MFVLSNAWRALMRSKGRTTLTAFITLAVTFGTVAGLAIVQENTTAHTTTYNSQKANMAIRPSAATWKKVSATDSATTKHYMTWSSYTDYASAIQTAGTTLDFTVTGTVPARVSGDLKALDGGSLGSASDDKTGGQLVWRAFWTKDAAKASDLGTFEIVDGKGLSYNNKSANPDTTGALVSEAFAKANNLKVGDTFKVATATSASDTAELKVRGIYKYTSESTVDNPVVAARNRENAIFTNYQTFSKAGLDPQYSNETASGWELPDLNVVFNVTDSATYDSLLKTLKKAKLPAKGYTISSPSLEAYTKSLEPLDTLAARAKTGVIVLLTVGGVLLLALVLLAAWTPKRNDEIGMALVSGVTRGRLGWQFMLEVFFATLPFYVIGLVGGAFAAKPIGAALISGHTTAVTSSLIWQMVWGGLGAILALAILAALRLAFFSAAKLFAADGDWGTVSEIETIEEADDEVAELGKAVTTTTTTSNDDAEAKA, encoded by the coding sequence ATGTTCGTCCTCAGCAACGCCTGGCGGGCTTTGATGCGTTCCAAGGGACGCACCACCCTAACCGCGTTCATCACTCTGGCAGTCACGTTCGGCACGGTTGCCGGACTGGCCATTGTGCAGGAAAACACCACCGCACACACCACCACATACAATTCGCAGAAAGCCAATATGGCGATTCGCCCGAGCGCGGCCACCTGGAAGAAGGTCTCCGCCACCGACTCGGCCACCACCAAGCATTACATGACCTGGTCGTCGTACACCGATTACGCCTCGGCTATTCAGACCGCCGGTACCACGCTCGACTTCACCGTTACCGGAACAGTACCCGCCCGCGTGAGTGGCGATTTGAAAGCGCTCGATGGCGGCTCGCTCGGCTCCGCTTCCGACGATAAGACCGGCGGCCAGCTGGTTTGGCGCGCATTCTGGACCAAGGACGCGGCCAAAGCAAGCGATCTTGGCACCTTTGAAATCGTGGACGGCAAGGGCCTGAGCTATAACAACAAATCCGCCAACCCAGACACCACCGGCGCATTGGTCTCTGAAGCGTTTGCCAAGGCCAATAATCTTAAGGTGGGCGATACGTTCAAGGTAGCCACTGCCACCAGCGCATCAGACACCGCAGAGCTCAAGGTGCGCGGCATCTACAAGTACACCTCCGAATCCACCGTGGACAACCCGGTGGTTGCCGCCCGCAATCGCGAGAACGCGATCTTCACGAACTACCAGACCTTCTCCAAGGCCGGACTCGACCCGCAGTACAGCAATGAAACCGCCTCCGGGTGGGAGCTGCCTGACCTGAACGTGGTGTTCAACGTCACGGATTCTGCTACATATGATTCTCTGCTGAAAACGCTGAAGAAAGCCAAGCTGCCGGCCAAGGGCTACACCATCTCTTCCCCCTCGCTCGAGGCTTACACCAAGTCGCTTGAGCCGTTGGATACCTTGGCTGCTCGTGCCAAGACCGGCGTGATCGTGCTGCTCACCGTGGGTGGCGTGCTGTTGCTGGCCCTAGTGCTGCTGGCCGCGTGGACGCCGAAGCGCAATGATGAAATCGGCATGGCGCTGGTTTCCGGCGTAACTCGCGGCCGCCTTGGCTGGCAATTCATGCTTGAGGTGTTCTTCGCCACCCTGCCGTTCTATGTGATCGGCCTGGTCGGTGGCGCCTTTGCGGCAAAGCCCATCGGCGCGGCATTGATCTCCGGCCACACTACCGCAGTCACCTCTAGCCTGATTTGGCAGATGGTCTGGGGCGGGCTCGGCGCCATTTTAGCGCTGGCTATTCTTGCGGCCTTGCGACTTGCGTTCTTCAGCGCAGCCAAGCTCTTTGCCGCTGATGGCGACTGGGGCACAGTCAGCGAAATCGAGACCATTGAAGAGGCTGACGACGAGGTTGCCGAACTCGGCAAGGCTGTGACCACTACCACGACTACGTCCAACGACGATGCGGAGGCGAAGGCATGA
- a CDS encoding ATP-binding cassette domain-containing protein, translating to MSEKNEQELSKDEALKNTAESAMASKDAIKPAPADSIQFSVIFDDADGLDLEGADDADDNASGDIYSIMASAESAADVTEASDATAEDNAGAELSEAEADALASADTSAAATKRNADRVNETLNLAKSGGKDELVEHAAPAAKATEPTMTLASRIDRVLVGGGADDILLKTYPTFALNKVTVPGAKGKINVLDSVEFACYVGHAYALLITDDPDSGLTADTKRRALMGVMSGLVQPKSGTVMNKSANIAELEPVDLRGHRLGIVPQLHAVQPDLDAEQNVLYAMNASNRNFLKPKPVIARELLAKVGFSEATSGVAVSKLPVVQQRLVAIARAISTEAEVLILDEPTRGLNVDDTVTVFAALAKLAHSGDPKHCIIVLTASREIAEAADQMFEI from the coding sequence ATGAGCGAGAAGAACGAACAGGAACTCAGCAAGGACGAAGCCCTGAAGAACACGGCCGAATCGGCCATGGCATCCAAGGATGCCATCAAGCCCGCTCCGGCCGATTCCATCCAGTTCAGCGTCATCTTTGACGATGCGGATGGTCTCGACCTCGAGGGTGCGGATGACGCCGACGACAATGCCTCCGGTGATATCTACAGCATCATGGCCAGCGCCGAAAGCGCCGCGGATGTCACTGAGGCCTCAGACGCCACCGCCGAGGACAACGCGGGCGCAGAACTCAGCGAGGCAGAAGCGGACGCTCTGGCTTCCGCAGACACCTCCGCCGCAGCGACCAAGCGCAATGCGGACCGCGTCAACGAGACGCTGAACCTGGCTAAATCTGGCGGCAAAGACGAATTGGTCGAACACGCAGCGCCGGCGGCCAAGGCCACCGAACCGACCATGACGCTCGCCTCGCGCATCGATCGCGTGCTCGTGGGCGGCGGCGCGGATGACATCCTGCTCAAGACCTACCCGACCTTTGCGCTGAACAAAGTCACCGTTCCCGGCGCCAAAGGCAAGATCAACGTACTCGACAGCGTGGAATTCGCCTGCTACGTGGGTCACGCCTACGCACTGCTCATCACCGACGACCCTGACTCGGGACTGACCGCAGACACCAAGCGCCGCGCGCTTATGGGCGTGATGAGCGGCCTTGTACAGCCGAAGTCCGGCACGGTGATGAATAAGAGCGCCAACATCGCCGAACTGGAGCCTGTGGATCTGCGTGGTCACCGTCTGGGCATCGTACCGCAGCTGCACGCCGTGCAGCCCGATCTGGACGCCGAGCAGAACGTGCTCTATGCCATGAATGCCTCCAACCGTAACTTCCTGAAGCCCAAGCCGGTGATCGCTCGTGAACTGCTGGCCAAGGTCGGCTTCTCGGAGGCGACCAGCGGCGTTGCCGTGAGCAAGCTACCCGTGGTGCAGCAGCGCTTGGTGGCCATTGCCCGCGCCATCAGCACGGAAGCGGAAGTGCTGATTCTCGACGAACCGACCCGCGGCTTGAACGTGGACGACACAGTGACCGTGTTCGCCGCCCTTGCCAAGCTGGCGCATAGCGGCGACCCGAAGCACTGCATCATCGTGCTCACCGCCTCGCGCGAGATCGCCGAAGCCGCAGACCAGATGTTCGAGATCTGA
- a CDS encoding class II glutamine amidotransferase yields the protein MCRLLGYATAGFNLSLNAVLGQGNVEDFRELSEIHNDGWGVAQLADPASAPYVRDGGAPTPETGTKIYKSTIAARADSTFEALASEPARGAIWHLRLASSNLPLIMENQHPFYANGLSFIHNGDISDANGRNIVTNRSYPVDHSVFLSTGGRSDSAIFFAVILEYVGFGFPLDEAVAQAVRELRQAYPKSSYNCMIQSEDQLIALCAAGREKTSPRIVEIYDEYGRGEQAADYRVMRYHALNDENGDPAGVVVSSSGYEQEGWDVLENDQMIIASNRNGTYRLRSI from the coding sequence ATGTGCAGATTATTGGGATACGCGACGGCAGGGTTCAACCTGAGCCTTAACGCCGTGTTGGGTCAGGGCAATGTCGAGGATTTCCGCGAATTGTCCGAGATCCACAACGATGGCTGGGGTGTGGCCCAGCTCGCGGATCCCGCGTCGGCGCCATACGTGCGCGACGGTGGCGCGCCCACTCCGGAAACCGGCACTAAAATCTACAAGTCCACCATCGCCGCACGCGCCGATAGCACGTTTGAAGCTTTGGCTAGCGAGCCGGCTCGCGGCGCCATTTGGCATCTGCGTCTGGCCAGCTCCAATCTGCCGCTCATTATGGAGAACCAGCACCCGTTCTATGCCAACGGTTTGAGCTTTATTCACAATGGCGATATTTCCGACGCCAATGGCCGCAACATTGTGACCAATCGTTCCTACCCCGTGGATCACAGCGTGTTTCTGTCCACCGGCGGACGCTCCGACTCCGCCATCTTCTTCGCGGTGATTCTGGAGTACGTCGGCTTCGGATTCCCGCTTGACGAGGCCGTGGCTCAGGCGGTGCGCGAGCTTCGCCAGGCATACCCGAAGTCCAGCTACAACTGCATGATCCAGTCCGAGGATCAGCTGATAGCCCTGTGCGCTGCCGGCCGCGAGAAGACCAGCCCGCGCATTGTGGAGATTTACGACGAGTATGGCCGTGGCGAGCAGGCCGCCGATTACCGTGTGATGCGCTACCACGCACTGAATGACGAGAATGGCGATCCGGCCGGTGTAGTGGTGTCTTCCTCCGGCTATGAGCAGGAAGGCTGGGACGTGCTGGAGAATGATCAGATGATCATCGCGTCCAACCGCAACGGTACCTACCGTCTGCGTTCCATCTGA
- a CDS encoding TatD family hydrolase, which yields MSKHHHRDRSWAPAPEPLPQDAQTIDNHTHVASVIPFARAMSHEAQEKGQPEVPVYDVDQLLAQAQAVGIGGIIDCGCELPHLMTAVQMALDHPGNVHAALAIHPNESVLHGHRGVPGPDGLPLKYKPYHDTSFEDALAEVHRLATTYPEQVVAIGETGMDLFRTGEGAKELQREAFRAHIALAKELNLPMQIHDRDSHREVIETLLADGAPERTVFHSYSGDREMGEIAREHGWYLSFSGTVSYKGNDGIRESMRIVGLDHAMVETDAPYLTPMPYRGRTNAPYMIPYTLRAMADTLDLPIADVARGTRNTTRVVYGV from the coding sequence ATGAGCAAGCACCACCATCGCGACCGTAGCTGGGCACCGGCACCTGAACCGCTGCCGCAAGACGCCCAGACCATCGACAACCACACCCACGTGGCCTCCGTCATACCGTTTGCGCGGGCCATGAGCCACGAGGCACAGGAAAAAGGGCAGCCCGAAGTCCCGGTGTACGACGTCGACCAGTTGCTTGCACAGGCGCAAGCCGTCGGTATTGGGGGTATTATCGACTGCGGTTGCGAGCTGCCGCACCTGATGACCGCCGTCCAGATGGCCCTCGATCATCCAGGTAATGTGCACGCGGCGCTCGCAATACATCCCAACGAATCCGTGCTCCACGGTCATCGCGGTGTGCCGGGGCCGGATGGGCTGCCGCTCAAATACAAGCCGTACCACGACACCAGCTTTGAGGACGCTCTTGCTGAAGTGCATCGTCTTGCCACCACGTACCCCGAACAGGTGGTGGCCATCGGGGAGACCGGCATGGACCTGTTCCGTACCGGCGAGGGGGCTAAGGAGCTGCAACGTGAGGCTTTCCGCGCGCATATCGCTTTGGCCAAGGAACTGAACCTGCCCATGCAGATTCATGACCGCGACTCTCATCGCGAAGTCATCGAGACTCTGCTGGCCGACGGCGCTCCCGAGCGTACCGTGTTCCACTCCTACTCCGGCGACCGCGAGATGGGTGAGATTGCGCGCGAGCATGGATGGTACCTGAGCTTCTCCGGCACAGTGAGTTATAAGGGCAACGATGGCATCCGCGAATCGATGCGCATTGTGGGGCTGGACCACGCGATGGTGGAAACCGATGCGCCGTACCTCACGCCTATGCCGTACCGTGGCCGCACCAATGCACCCTACATGATCCCTTACACACTGCGTGCCATGGCCGATACGCTTGACCTGCCCATTGCCGATGTGGCCCGCGGCACCCGCAACACCACCCGTGTGGTCTACGGGGTGTGA
- a CDS encoding ABC transporter ATP-binding protein produces MAQRNTFREDEELEESINLHDIARVGKYLKLYISRIVRILAVVVSMSCIVVSVPYLTKIMIDDAIPNKDLGKLAMLAGGLFCLIVIYELALRYRTVDITRVGQLMLKDMRRDLFTYIQTLPFSYFDSRPHGKILIRVVNYVNTLSDTLSSGLINVFSDIFTFFVTLIVMFAIDWQLALWSLVLFPVLIIWVRVLQYFQRKAYQVLSNKQSNLNAFIHESIAGVKTTQTFAREKEQFDTFQQQQDDVRTAWMAAKHIEFLMWPGVQTISVMTIAFIYFVGITGFGGVSVTTGMLIAFVGYANNFWNPVINIGNFYNQLVTCSAYLERIFETLDVKPEIANKPGATELPAIQGKVDFNDVVFRYEDDGRNILNLVDFHVTPGKTIALVGPTGAGKTTIVSLLSRFYDVSEGSVTIDGHDVRDVTLESLRRQMGVMLQDTFIFSGNVRDNIRYGKLDATDEEIEAAAKAVHAHEFIMELPDGYDTTVEERGSTLSAGQRQLIAFARVLLADPRILILDEATSNIDTRTEEALQAGLRHLLKGRTSFIIAHRLSTIENADQIFYIDHGQIVEHGTHAELLEAKGAYYRLYESQYAMIRVATGATE; encoded by the coding sequence ATGGCACAACGCAATACATTCCGCGAGGATGAGGAGCTGGAGGAGTCCATCAACCTCCACGACATCGCTCGCGTCGGCAAATATCTCAAACTGTACATTTCGCGCATTGTGCGCATCCTGGCGGTCGTGGTCTCGATGAGCTGCATCGTGGTCAGCGTCCCGTACCTGACCAAGATTATGATTGACGACGCGATTCCGAACAAGGATCTCGGCAAACTGGCCATGCTGGCCGGCGGGCTGTTCTGCCTGATCGTGATCTACGAACTCGCGCTGCGCTACCGCACGGTGGACATTACTCGCGTGGGCCAGCTCATGCTCAAGGACATGCGCCGCGATCTGTTCACATACATCCAGACCCTGCCGTTCAGCTACTTTGACTCGCGCCCGCACGGCAAGATCCTGATCCGCGTGGTCAACTATGTGAACACCCTTTCGGACACGCTCTCCTCGGGTCTGATCAACGTGTTCTCCGACATCTTCACATTCTTCGTGACGCTGATCGTCATGTTCGCCATCGACTGGCAGCTGGCATTGTGGAGCCTCGTACTGTTCCCGGTGCTCATCATCTGGGTGCGTGTGCTGCAGTACTTCCAGCGCAAGGCTTATCAGGTGCTGTCCAACAAGCAGAGCAATCTGAACGCCTTCATCCACGAGTCAATCGCCGGCGTGAAGACCACGCAGACCTTCGCCCGCGAGAAGGAGCAGTTCGACACCTTCCAGCAGCAGCAAGACGACGTACGTACCGCCTGGATGGCCGCCAAGCACATTGAATTCCTGATGTGGCCTGGCGTGCAGACCATCTCCGTGATGACCATCGCGTTCATCTACTTCGTGGGCATCACCGGCTTCGGCGGCGTGAGCGTGACCACCGGTATGCTTATCGCGTTCGTGGGCTACGCGAACAACTTCTGGAACCCGGTGATCAACATCGGCAACTTCTACAACCAGCTGGTCACCTGCTCCGCCTACCTCGAACGCATCTTCGAGACGCTGGACGTCAAGCCCGAGATCGCGAACAAGCCGGGTGCCACCGAGCTGCCCGCCATTCAAGGCAAGGTCGATTTCAACGACGTCGTGTTCCGGTACGAGGACGACGGCCGTAACATCCTGAACTTGGTCGACTTCCACGTCACCCCGGGCAAGACCATCGCCCTGGTCGGCCCGACCGGCGCCGGCAAGACCACCATCGTGAGCCTGCTGTCCCGGTTCTACGACGTGTCGGAAGGTTCGGTGACCATTGATGGCCACGACGTGCGCGACGTGACGCTTGAATCGTTGCGCCGGCAGATGGGCGTGATGCTGCAGGACACGTTCATCTTCTCCGGCAACGTACGTGACAACATCCGCTACGGCAAGCTCGACGCCACCGACGAGGAGATCGAGGCGGCGGCGAAGGCCGTGCACGCGCACGAGTTCATCATGGAGCTGCCTGATGGCTACGACACCACGGTGGAGGAGCGCGGCTCGACCTTGTCCGCCGGGCAGCGCCAGCTCATCGCGTTCGCGCGTGTGCTGCTCGCCGACCCGCGCATCCTGATTCTGGACGAGGCGACCTCGAACATCGACACCCGCACCGAGGAGGCGTTGCAGGCCGGCTTGCGGCATCTGCTCAAGGGTCGCACGAGCTTCATCATCGCCCACCGGCTGTCCACCATCGAGAACGCGGACCAGATCTTCTATATCGACCACGGCCAGATCGTGGAGCACGGCACGCACGCCGAACTGCTGGAGGCCAAGGGCGCGTACTACCGCCTCTACGAGTCCCAATACGCGATGATTCGCGTGGCCACCGGGGCTACTGAGTAG
- a CDS encoding KUP/HAK/KT family potassium transporter — protein MAESDKQAERAQKAAKPQKAQKTNAKAGANKAKAKQEEEALLRADTFTNAPKVSRRTLTKEEREAIAKQREAETREAEKIASASSKGRLGRWWARLQSGPDKVTWGMAIVALGVVYGDIGTSPLYTAQTFLAGQGGFGNVDREAVLGMLSLVFWSITLITTVKYVLIAMRIDNNGEGGIFALYSLIRKYGAWLAIPAMLGGAAFLADSVLTPAVSISSAVEGLQTLPPLEQLFDENPSLTLMITVVIIVILFSVQSRGTESIGKVFGSMVLVWFSFLAVVGVVNLNNDWSVFAALNPVYGVKFLFSPHNAAGIALMGTVFLSTTGAEALYSDMGHVGRGNIYFTWPFIKIALVLNYFGQGAWMLNNARNPQFNTMKSLNPFFQMMTPNVRYLAVILSVTAGVIASQALITGAFTMVSEATRLNWMPHLQVRYPARTRGQLYIPVVNGVLCVSTLAVLAIFKDSEHISAAYGLALTITMITTTVLLGVYLWYDRKRVGAIVFTVLFLAIQIMFFIASMAKFLHGGWFTCLLTIAILFVMYTWNEGTKLERAQRRHMRPKDFLPALDKLHGDFRIPYFADNIVYLTSDSETKRLDTDIFFSIFADHPKRARAWWAVSVETTDEPFTREYSVENFGTNYIFRVRFRLGFKVSQSIPAYIHQIMHDLSKTGELPKQKSIYPRVDADPDIGTVRYVLVHKALMPESKVSARGALSLQAKYAIRHVAGSPVKWFGLAPYNPLIEVQPLFVSTRRPPRLKRTDGTKTVPAPTPTRSVADPAAVPDPMDTTAGLSRLVQELDAAMSAEEKK, from the coding sequence ATGGCTGAGTCAGATAAACAGGCTGAACGTGCCCAAAAAGCGGCAAAGCCCCAAAAGGCCCAGAAAACTAATGCCAAGGCTGGTGCCAATAAGGCAAAGGCTAAGCAGGAAGAAGAAGCCCTGCTGAGGGCCGACACCTTCACTAACGCTCCCAAGGTTTCCCGCCGCACCCTCACCAAGGAGGAGCGCGAGGCCATCGCCAAACAGCGCGAGGCCGAGACGCGAGAAGCCGAGAAAATCGCCAGCGCCTCTTCCAAAGGCCGTCTTGGCCGTTGGTGGGCTCGCCTGCAATCCGGACCGGATAAGGTCACGTGGGGCATGGCGATCGTGGCCCTTGGCGTGGTCTATGGCGACATCGGTACCTCGCCTCTGTACACCGCGCAGACCTTCCTTGCCGGGCAAGGCGGCTTCGGCAACGTGGATCGCGAGGCCGTGCTCGGTATGCTCTCGCTGGTCTTCTGGTCGATTACGCTGATTACCACCGTCAAATATGTGCTGATTGCCATGCGTATCGATAACAACGGCGAAGGCGGCATCTTTGCACTCTACTCGTTGATCCGCAAATACGGAGCCTGGCTCGCCATTCCCGCTATGCTCGGCGGCGCGGCCTTCCTGGCCGATTCCGTGCTCACACCGGCCGTGTCCATCAGCTCCGCAGTCGAAGGTCTGCAGACTTTGCCGCCGCTCGAGCAGCTGTTTGACGAGAATCCGAGCCTGACCCTCATGATCACCGTGGTGATCATCGTGATTCTGTTCTCCGTGCAGTCTCGTGGCACCGAAAGCATCGGCAAGGTCTTCGGCTCGATGGTGCTGGTCTGGTTCAGCTTCCTCGCCGTTGTGGGCGTGGTGAATCTCAACAACGACTGGTCGGTGTTCGCCGCCCTTAACCCGGTGTACGGCGTCAAATTCCTGTTCAGCCCGCATAACGCGGCCGGTATCGCACTGATGGGCACGGTGTTCCTCTCCACCACCGGTGCCGAGGCGCTCTACTCCGACATGGGTCATGTGGGCCGTGGCAACATCTACTTCACCTGGCCATTCATCAAGATTGCGCTGGTGCTCAACTACTTCGGCCAAGGCGCGTGGATGCTGAACAACGCCCGCAACCCGCAGTTCAACACTATGAAGTCGCTGAACCCGTTCTTCCAGATGATGACGCCGAACGTGCGCTATCTGGCGGTGATTCTCTCCGTCACGGCCGGCGTGATTGCCTCCCAGGCCCTGATCACCGGCGCATTCACCATGGTTTCCGAGGCCACCCGCCTCAACTGGATGCCGCATCTGCAGGTGCGTTACCCGGCCCGTACACGCGGCCAGCTGTACATTCCGGTGGTCAACGGCGTGCTGTGCGTCTCCACTCTGGCCGTGCTTGCCATCTTCAAGGATTCGGAGCACATCTCCGCCGCATACGGCTTGGCGCTGACCATCACCATGATCACCACCACTGTGCTGCTCGGCGTGTATCTCTGGTATGACCGCAAGCGCGTGGGCGCCATCGTGTTCACCGTGCTGTTCCTGGCCATCCAGATCATGTTCTTCATCGCCTCTATGGCCAAGTTCCTGCATGGTGGTTGGTTCACCTGCCTGCTCACCATCGCGATTCTGTTTGTCATGTACACGTGGAATGAAGGCACCAAGCTGGAGCGTGCGCAGCGTCGCCACATGAGGCCCAAGGACTTCCTGCCCGCACTCGACAAGCTGCACGGAGACTTCCGCATCCCCTACTTTGCGGACAACATCGTCTACCTGACTTCCGATTCGGAGACCAAGCGACTCGATACGGATATCTTCTTCTCCATCTTCGCCGACCACCCCAAGCGCGCCCGCGCATGGTGGGCAGTGAGTGTGGAGACCACCGATGAGCCGTTCACCCGCGAATACTCGGTGGAGAATTTCGGCACCAACTACATCTTCCGTGTGCGGTTCCGCCTGGGGTTCAAGGTCTCGCAGTCCATTCCGGCGTATATCCACCAGATCATGCATGACCTGTCCAAGACCGGAGAACTGCCCAAGCAGAAGTCGATCTACCCCAGGGTGGACGCCGACCCGGATATTGGCACAGTTCGTTACGTGCTGGTGCACAAGGCGCTGATGCCGGAGTCCAAGGTCTCCGCTCGCGGTGCGCTCTCGCTGCAAGCCAAGTACGCGATTCGCCATGTGGCCGGTTCTCCGGTCAAGTGGTTCGGCTTGGCGCCCTACAACCCGTTGATTGAAGTGCAGCCGCTATTCGTCTCCACCCGCCGCCCGCCGCGTCTGAAGCGCACGGATGGGACCAAGACGGTTCCTGCGCCAACCCCGACTCGAAGCGTGGCCGATCCTGCGGCTGTTCCCGATCCCATGGATACCACCGCCGGCCTGAGCCGCTTGGTCCAAGAACTCGATGCCGCGATGTCGGCAGAGGAGAAAAAGTAG
- a CDS encoding HD domain-containing protein, with the protein MTGYIPTLEQIDELHRKIAPSEAAYELVHTHCVIVATIGCQIVRRQNALFTRRCTLPKDAPEWGSNRRTENTVDAAVSATPMPPTAGVTGGQVPPRLLDEHLVLIGGLLHDIGTYRVFKHDGSDGEPLKFSKKRYILHGLKGYEYLLDEGVDEYIAQFCRNHTGVGLTCEDVVKQELPLPPADYVPMNLEQEVVMYADKFHSKSVPPKFLQVEAYTARAERFGEDNKRRWLDLVAKYGVPDIPVLAEKYGMRVI; encoded by the coding sequence ATGACCGGATATATTCCCACACTTGAGCAGATTGACGAGCTGCATCGCAAGATTGCGCCGTCCGAGGCGGCCTATGAGCTGGTTCACACGCATTGCGTGATTGTGGCGACCATCGGATGCCAGATTGTGCGACGGCAGAATGCACTGTTCACGCGTCGTTGCACGCTGCCGAAAGATGCACCCGAGTGGGGAAGCAATCGTCGCACAGAGAATACGGTAGATGCTGCTGTGTCGGCTACGCCCATGCCACCCACTGCGGGCGTCACGGGCGGCCAGGTGCCGCCACGCCTACTGGACGAGCATCTGGTGCTCATCGGCGGGCTGCTGCACGACATCGGCACATATCGCGTGTTCAAGCATGACGGTTCGGACGGCGAGCCGCTCAAGTTCAGCAAGAAGCGGTATATTCTGCACGGCCTTAAGGGTTACGAGTATTTGCTCGATGAGGGTGTGGACGAGTACATCGCCCAGTTCTGCCGCAACCATACCGGCGTGGGGCTCACGTGCGAGGACGTGGTGAAGCAGGAGCTTCCTCTGCCCCCGGCCGACTATGTGCCGATGAATCTCGAGCAGGAAGTGGTGATGTACGCCGATAAGTTCCACAGCAAGTCGGTGCCGCCGAAGTTCTTGCAAGTCGAGGCGTATACGGCTCGAGCCGAACGATTTGGCGAGGATAATAAGCGGCGTTGGCTAGATCTGGTGGCCAAATATGGCGTACCGGATATTCCGGTGTTGGCTGAGAAGTACGGGATGCGAGTGATCTGA